A window of the Lactuca sativa cultivar Salinas chromosome 7, Lsat_Salinas_v11, whole genome shotgun sequence genome harbors these coding sequences:
- the LOC111907114 gene encoding uncharacterized protein LOC111907114 gives MAGVLETLTVPRASGFPAASLTPIASSPVCQLSLRRSFVPESRGLKLNIRSFRSSGSLRLRSKSGRRGGGIVCEAQETAVQVLPVTDNTWQSLVLESKLPVLVEFWAPWCGPCRMIHPVIDELAKEYTGKLSCYKVNTDESPSVATKYGIRSIPTVMIFKEGEKKDAVIGAVPKTTLSACIEKFL, from the exons ATGGCCGGCGTTCTCGAAACCCTCACCGTTCCTCGTGCCTCCGGATTTCCGGCAGCTTCTCTAACTCCGATCGCCTCTTCTCCGGTCTGTCAACTCTCCCTCCGTCGGAGCTTTGTGCCGGAATCACGAGGCTTGAAGTTAAACATCCGTTCCTTCCGCTCTTCTGGATCCCTGAGATTGAGGTCGAAGTCCGGCCGTCGTGGTGGAGGAATCGTCTGTGAAGCTCAGGAAACAGCCGTACAAG TACTCCCTGTGACTGATAACACATGGCAATCACTTGTTCTTGAATCCAAACTTCCTGTACTGGTTGAATTCTGGGCTCCATGGTGTGGCCCTTGTCGAATGATCCACCCTGTGATTGATGAACTTGCAAAAGAATACACAGGAAAACTCAGTTGCTACAAGGTAAACACAGATGAGAGTCCTTCAGTTGCAACCAAATATGGAATAAGAAGCATCCCAACTGTGATGATCTTCAAAGAAGGAGAGAAGAAAGATGCAGTTATTGGTGCAGTTCCAAAAACAACTTTGTCTGCTTGCATTGAGAAGTTCTTGTAG
- the LOC111907116 gene encoding 3-deoxy-manno-octulosonate cytidylyltransferase, mitochondrial produces the protein MSWMIPKSTCAESSRPMSTKAWVLHGVAVAAALVGAHAYFYYRRSATVFRSRVVGIIPARFASSRFQGKPLVEILGKPMIQRTWERAKLATTLDRVVVATDDEKIAECCRGFGADVIMTAESCRNGAERCSEALQKLDKKYDIVVNIQGDEPLIDPEIIDGIVKALQTTPDAVFSTAVTSLKPEDAFDPNRVKCVVDNRGYAIYFSRGLIPFNKSGKINTEFPYNLHLGIQSYDSEFLKIYPDLSPTPLQLEEDLEQLKVLENGYKMKVIKVEHDAHGVDTPEDVAKIEKFMLERNLS, from the exons ATGAGTTGGATGATCCCCAAGTCGACCTGTGCTGAATCTTCTCGTCCGATGTCCACCAAAGCATGGGTTTTGCACGGCGTCGCCGTCGCCGCTGCTCTGGTCGGTGCTCACGCTTACTTCTATTACCGCCGATCTGCCACCGTGTTTCGGAGTCGAGTAGTGGGCATAATTCCAGCCCGGTTCGCTTCTTCTCGATTTCAGGGCAAACCCCTCGTTGAGATCCTCGGAAAACCCATGATCCAG AGAACTTGGGAACGAGCAAAGTTGGCAACGACATTGGATCGCGTTG TTGTGGCAACGGACGATGAAAAGATTGCAGAGTGTTGTCGTGGATTTGGCGCCGATGTGATAATGACTGCAGAATCGTGTAGAAATG GCGCAGAGAGGTGTAGTGAAGCACTTCAAAAGCTCGACAAGAAATATGACATTGTTGTCAATATTCAAGGAGATGAACCACTAATTGACCCTGAAATCATCGATGGAATTGTCAAAGCCCTTCAG ACTACCCCTGATGCAGTTTTCAGCACAGCAGTTACATCTTTGAAACCAGAAGATGCTTTTGATCCAAATCGTGTGAAATGTGTTGTTGATAATCGTGGTTATGCAATCTATTTTTCTCGAGGACTCATCCCCTTTAACAA ATCTGGGAAGATAAATACTGAATTCCCTTATAATCTTCATCTTGGCATTCAG AGCTATGATTCGGAATTTTTAAAGATTTATCCGGATTTGTCTCCAACTCCATTGCAACTTGAAGAAGATTTGGAACAACTTAAAGTTCTTGAAAATGGGTACAAGATGAAG GTAATAAAAGTGGAGCATGATGCTCATGGTGTTGATACTCCAGAAGATGTGGCCAAAATTGAAAAATTTATGCTCGAAAGGAACTTGTCTTAG